In the genome of Fulvivirga maritima, one region contains:
- a CDS encoding FAD-binding oxidoreductase: MINKLSEETLSGWGNIPKSHCNVAYPSQEDDIIDYAAKESLLARGKGRSYADQATNSDHTVLKMEKMNHFLSFDQDKGFLTCEAGATLDEIIQVFASRGWFPLINPGTKFVTLGGAIANDIHGKAHHVDGSFVNSVEYFTILLSDGRVLRASRTENEDLFWANFGGLGLLGVILTVCIKLRKIETTYFVQKSIVAHNLDEMLAAIDSADEQYNYSVAWIDSLATGKNFGKGVLIVGNEAKVEDLPAKLQKNPLKTGGISKLTVPFYLPSFTLNKLTVSMLNKVLYIKQKGGTGVAHYDSFFFPLDMINEWNRGYGKKGFIQYQFVVPEAGGKESIRLILDAITKSGCVPFLNVLKKFGEGQGAPLSFPMKGYTFAIDFPVTDRLREFTKKLDKMVLDAGGRLYLGKDAYLDEATFKAMYPQYKEWLEVKRKYDPKGLYSSDLARRIGLTL; encoded by the coding sequence ATGATTAATAAGCTCTCAGAAGAAACTTTATCAGGTTGGGGCAACATCCCCAAGTCTCATTGCAATGTAGCTTATCCTTCTCAAGAGGATGATATAATCGATTATGCTGCTAAAGAAAGTTTGCTAGCCAGAGGGAAGGGCAGAAGTTATGCGGATCAGGCTACTAACAGTGATCATACGGTTTTGAAAATGGAAAAAATGAACCATTTTCTTTCTTTTGATCAAGACAAAGGGTTTTTAACATGTGAGGCGGGTGCTACTTTAGATGAGATTATACAAGTGTTTGCTTCTCGAGGTTGGTTTCCTTTGATTAATCCCGGAACTAAGTTTGTAACCTTGGGAGGAGCCATTGCGAATGATATTCATGGTAAGGCACATCATGTAGATGGTTCTTTTGTGAATAGCGTGGAGTATTTCACTATTTTATTATCAGATGGGCGAGTACTAAGAGCTAGCAGAACAGAGAATGAAGACTTGTTCTGGGCAAATTTTGGAGGACTTGGTTTATTGGGCGTGATTTTAACGGTTTGTATTAAGCTAAGAAAAATAGAAACCACCTATTTTGTGCAAAAATCAATAGTAGCACATAATTTGGATGAGATGCTGGCCGCCATAGATAGTGCTGATGAGCAATATAACTACTCAGTAGCTTGGATTGATTCTTTGGCCACTGGTAAAAACTTTGGTAAAGGGGTTTTGATAGTTGGAAATGAGGCTAAGGTAGAAGACTTACCTGCTAAGCTTCAAAAAAATCCTTTAAAAACAGGCGGCATATCTAAACTTACGGTGCCGTTTTATTTGCCTTCATTTACCTTAAATAAACTGACGGTGAGTATGCTGAATAAGGTGCTGTATATCAAACAAAAAGGCGGTACCGGAGTAGCTCATTATGATAGCTTTTTCTTTCCGCTGGATATGATTAATGAGTGGAACCGTGGTTATGGTAAGAAAGGTTTTATTCAATATCAATTTGTAGTGCCAGAAGCAGGTGGAAAAGAAAGCATCAGGCTGATTTTAGATGCTATTACAAAAAGTGGCTGTGTACCATTTCTCAATGTGCTTAAGAAATTTGGAGAAGGGCAGGGGGCTCCACTCTCATTTCCTATGAAGGGATATACCTTTGCTATTGATTTCCCTGTAACTGACAGGCTCAGAGAGTTTACTAAAAAGCTAGATAAAATGGTGTTAGATGCCGGAGGAAGACTGTATTTGGGGAAAGATGCTTACCTGGATGAGGCTACTTTTAAAGCCATGTATCCGCAGTATAAAGAATGGCTGGAAGTAAAGAGAAAATATGACCCTAAAGGGTTGTACAGTTCGGATCTTGCCAGAAGAATTGGGCTTACCCTGTAA
- the bcp gene encoding thioredoxin-dependent thiol peroxidase has translation MELQEGDQAPDFEVNDQNGNTVKLSDYKGKKVVLYFYPKDSTPGCTAEACNLRDNYTALQKAGYEVLGVSTDSEKSHLKFIEKQELPFTLLADTEKQIHEKYGTWVEKQMYGRKYMGTARVTFLIDEEGKIEKIIQKVKTKDHTAQIL, from the coding sequence ATGGAATTACAAGAAGGTGATCAGGCACCAGATTTTGAAGTAAACGATCAAAACGGCAACACTGTAAAACTTTCAGATTATAAAGGTAAAAAAGTGGTGCTGTATTTTTACCCTAAAGACAGTACACCGGGCTGTACAGCAGAGGCTTGCAACCTACGTGATAACTATACTGCCTTACAAAAAGCCGGTTATGAAGTATTAGGAGTGAGTACTGATTCTGAGAAATCTCACTTGAAATTTATAGAGAAGCAGGAGCTTCCTTTCACACTTTTGGCTGATACCGAAAAGCAAATTCATGAGAAATATGGAACTTGGGTAGAAAAGCAAATGTATGGAAGAAAATACATGGGCACTGCCAGGGTAACTTTTCTTATAGATGAAGAAGGAAAAATTGAAAAGATCATACAAAAAGTAAAAACTAAAGATCACACTGCACAGATCTTATAA
- a CDS encoding M23 family metallopeptidase — protein MRLNKHLSFTLILTLLTLASYSQSNDAEYSPGKSGYYLFPIKPGYRNTLAGTMGELRSNHFHTGIDIRTESRTGLMVQAAADGYVSRIAVSPYGYGNAVYITHPNGHISVYGHLEQFTGELADYIRQEQYRKQQFDIDLFFRKGQFDVKKGDTIAYSGNSGGSGGPHLHFDIRDRNNKPLNPLHYGFNEVLDQTPPVAEKLAITTLNKNSRVNGQFGREVFTLRRVGNDYVIDKPIEVTGEVGIEIYAYDKLDNARFRCGINEMVLDVDNNMVFKQDITTFAFGEQRNILKHMDYRELRNTGERYHKLFVDDGNELQFYTTDAHKGRLHFNSLAEHPAKILMTDSYGNQSQVTFSLKSLPSAPDDIKAYGHEANGIYLKENTLVIKADLNNKELPAAVSVYLPEEKDLTPDYTINGNVGVYLWDMRDGLPFSVDINGKNTEVNYKDMIPAGSSYKYYSELIDISFTQGDLFDTLYLQTDYQYDSVANKEYFYIGDTDVPLRSYIGVTLKPQIPYKDADKYAVYLLTERGAAYYKGGDWNYDKISFSTRDFGRFTILKDVNPPTINPIKVTRNELRFKIYDDRAGIKEFKCWVDGSWVLMNYDYKTNLIWSEKLDPKKPFTGEVKVVVTDNSNNEKEYITKIN, from the coding sequence TTGAGGTTAAATAAGCATTTATCATTTACATTAATATTAACATTACTTACTCTGGCATCTTACTCGCAGAGTAATGACGCGGAATATAGTCCGGGAAAAAGTGGCTATTATTTATTTCCTATTAAGCCTGGCTACAGAAATACGCTAGCCGGCACCATGGGTGAACTTCGGTCTAACCATTTTCATACAGGAATAGATATAAGAACAGAAAGCCGCACCGGACTCATGGTACAAGCCGCCGCAGATGGTTATGTCTCCAGAATAGCGGTATCTCCGTATGGTTATGGTAATGCAGTATACATTACTCACCCTAATGGGCATATCTCTGTATATGGGCACTTGGAGCAATTTACTGGTGAGCTGGCAGATTACATTAGGCAAGAGCAATATCGCAAACAGCAATTTGATATTGATTTGTTTTTCAGAAAAGGCCAATTTGATGTAAAAAAAGGCGATACCATAGCTTACTCAGGTAATAGCGGTGGTTCTGGAGGGCCACATTTACACTTTGACATAAGAGATAGAAATAATAAACCACTCAATCCACTGCACTATGGCTTTAACGAGGTGCTGGATCAGACACCGCCTGTAGCAGAGAAATTGGCCATTACCACTTTAAATAAAAATTCGCGTGTAAACGGACAATTTGGAAGAGAGGTATTTACACTGAGACGTGTTGGTAATGATTATGTAATTGATAAACCCATAGAAGTAACCGGAGAAGTAGGCATAGAAATCTACGCTTATGATAAGCTGGATAATGCACGCTTTCGCTGTGGTATCAATGAAATGGTGCTTGATGTAGACAATAATATGGTCTTTAAACAAGACATTACCACTTTTGCTTTTGGAGAGCAACGAAACATCCTGAAACATATGGATTATAGGGAGCTCAGAAATACCGGAGAAAGGTACCACAAACTCTTTGTTGATGATGGAAACGAGCTACAGTTTTACACTACAGATGCGCATAAAGGAAGGCTTCACTTTAACAGCCTGGCGGAGCATCCTGCTAAAATCCTGATGACAGACAGTTATGGCAACCAGAGCCAAGTAACCTTTTCGCTTAAAAGCCTACCCTCAGCTCCTGATGATATAAAAGCATACGGACATGAGGCTAATGGCATTTATCTAAAAGAAAATACACTGGTAATAAAAGCTGATCTTAATAATAAGGAGCTTCCCGCTGCAGTTAGTGTTTATCTGCCTGAGGAGAAAGACCTTACTCCTGACTATACCATCAACGGAAATGTAGGTGTATACCTCTGGGACATGAGAGATGGGCTTCCTTTTTCAGTAGATATTAATGGCAAAAACACAGAAGTAAACTATAAAGATATGATACCGGCAGGCTCATCATATAAGTATTACAGTGAGCTTATTGATATCTCTTTCACGCAAGGAGACCTTTTTGACACACTTTATCTACAGACTGATTATCAATATGATAGTGTAGCGAATAAGGAGTATTTTTATATAGGAGATACTGATGTACCGCTGAGAAGCTATATTGGCGTAACCTTGAAACCTCAGATACCTTATAAAGATGCTGATAAATATGCGGTTTACCTACTTACTGAAAGAGGTGCTGCATATTATAAAGGAGGTGATTGGAACTATGACAAGATATCATTTTCCACAAGAGATTTTGGTCGGTTTACTATCTTAAAAGATGTTAACCCTCCTACCATTAACCCCATTAAGGTGACCAGAAATGAATTGCGATTCAAGATCTATGATGATAGGGCTGGCATAAAAGAATTTAAGTGCTGGGTAGATGGCTCTTGGGTGCTTATGAACTATGACTATAAAACCAATCTGATATGGTCAGAAAAGCTGGATCCTAAAAAGCCCTTTACCGGAGAAGTAAAGGTAGTGGTGACAGATAATTCAAATAACGAAAAAGAGTATATAACAAAAATCAATTAA
- a CDS encoding fumarylacetoacetate hydrolase family protein gives MKILAVGRNYVEHIEELNNERPDEPVIFTKPDTALLRDNAPFFYPEFSKDIHYEVELVLRISKEGKNIQEKFAHKYYQEIGIGVDFTARDLQQKAKEKGLPWALAKGFNGSAPISDFLPKEKFNDLNNINFSLTLNDEVRQQGNTSLMLFSFDYIISYISQFFTLKQGDMIFTGTPKGVGHVEIGNKLAAYIEDEKLLEFEVK, from the coding sequence ATGAAGATACTTGCTGTAGGACGAAATTACGTAGAACATATTGAAGAACTGAACAACGAAAGACCTGACGAACCAGTGATTTTCACAAAGCCAGACACCGCCTTATTAAGAGATAACGCTCCCTTCTTTTATCCGGAGTTTAGTAAGGACATCCACTACGAAGTGGAGCTGGTTTTAAGAATCTCTAAAGAAGGTAAAAACATTCAGGAAAAGTTTGCTCATAAATATTACCAGGAAATAGGCATTGGGGTTGATTTCACAGCAAGAGATCTTCAGCAAAAAGCTAAAGAAAAGGGACTTCCCTGGGCACTGGCCAAAGGATTTAATGGCTCTGCTCCTATATCTGATTTTCTTCCTAAAGAGAAATTCAATGATCTGAATAACATCAACTTCAGTCTCACCCTGAATGATGAAGTAAGACAGCAAGGGAACACCAGTCTTATGCTTTTTAGCTTTGATTACATTATATCATATATCTCCCAGTTTTTCACACTTAAGCAAGGAGATATGATATTTACAGGAACTCCTAAAGGAGTTGGTCATGTTGAAATTGGGAATAAACTAGCAGCATATATTGAGGATGAGAAACTACTGGAATTTGAGGTTAAATAA
- a CDS encoding M48 family metallopeptidase, whose translation MIKKILFLFVIGLFLYSCASVPVTGRSQLNLVSNSEILPMSYDQYQQTLKDNKLSTNQEYVNMVKSVGKKIQVAVEEYMKQNGMSDNLKGYSWEFNVIESDEVNAWCMPGGKVAFYTGIMPICQDETGVAVVMGHEVAHAIANHGRERMSESLVANFGLSSLSTAFGQDPSLTQQLLYQSVGIGTQLGMLKFSRTHESEADHIGLIFMAMAGYNPSEAPKFWERMEANSGGSRQPEFLSTHPHPDTRIADLKKELPEAMKYYKGGK comes from the coding sequence ATGATTAAAAAGATATTATTTCTATTTGTAATTGGGCTGTTTTTATACAGTTGTGCCAGCGTACCGGTTACGGGCAGATCACAGTTAAACCTGGTATCTAATTCAGAAATATTACCTATGAGTTATGACCAATATCAGCAGACTTTGAAAGACAACAAACTTTCTACCAACCAAGAATATGTAAACATGGTGAAATCGGTAGGTAAGAAGATTCAGGTGGCTGTAGAAGAGTATATGAAACAGAATGGTATGTCTGACAACCTGAAAGGATACTCTTGGGAGTTTAATGTGATTGAATCTGATGAAGTGAATGCCTGGTGTATGCCTGGCGGGAAAGTAGCTTTTTATACAGGTATTATGCCTATTTGCCAGGATGAAACCGGGGTAGCCGTAGTTATGGGTCATGAGGTGGCGCATGCAATAGCTAACCATGGTAGAGAAAGAATGAGTGAGTCTCTGGTAGCTAACTTCGGTTTAAGTTCATTAAGTACGGCCTTTGGTCAGGATCCTTCACTAACCCAGCAGTTGCTATATCAGTCAGTAGGTATAGGTACTCAGCTGGGAATGCTTAAATTCTCAAGAACGCATGAGTCTGAGGCTGATCATATCGGTTTAATATTTATGGCTATGGCTGGTTATAACCCTAGTGAAGCGCCTAAGTTTTGGGAGCGTATGGAAGCTAATAGCGGCGGCAGCAGGCAGCCTGAGTTTCTATCTACTCACCCGCACCCAGACACGCGTATTGCTGATTTAAAAAAGGAATTACCAGAAGCTATGAAGTACTATAAAGGAGGGAAGTAA
- the bshB1 gene encoding bacillithiol biosynthesis deacetylase BshB1 — protein sequence MKLDVLAFAAHPDDTELSCAGTLAAHIDKGYTVGVVDFTRGEMGTRGSAEIREVEARESAKILGLAVRDNLGFEDAFFANDKEHQLEVARAIRKYRPNIVLANAVHDRHPDHGKAAKLVIEAYFLAGLAKIELTDEEGNALEPWRPKSVYHYIQSLYIEPDFVVDVSDYWEKKMDAIRAFKSQFFDPNSEEPETYISSPEFMQVIEGRAKDLGHGIGGKFAEGFTINRHIGVKDLHDLL from the coding sequence ATAAAATTGGATGTGTTAGCTTTTGCTGCGCATCCTGATGATACTGAGCTTAGCTGTGCAGGAACATTAGCGGCTCATATAGATAAAGGCTACACAGTAGGTGTAGTAGACTTTACCCGTGGTGAAATGGGTACCAGAGGCTCTGCAGAAATAAGAGAAGTAGAGGCTCGAGAGTCAGCTAAAATATTAGGCCTGGCCGTGAGAGATAACCTTGGCTTTGAAGATGCATTTTTTGCTAATGACAAGGAGCATCAGCTGGAAGTAGCCAGAGCCATTCGTAAATACAGACCAAATATTGTGCTTGCTAATGCCGTGCATGACAGGCACCCTGATCATGGAAAAGCTGCCAAGTTAGTGATAGAGGCCTATTTTTTGGCAGGATTGGCTAAAATTGAGCTCACTGATGAAGAAGGCAATGCTTTAGAGCCCTGGAGACCAAAATCAGTGTATCATTATATCCAAAGCTTATATATAGAGCCTGACTTTGTGGTAGATGTGAGTGATTATTGGGAAAAGAAAATGGATGCCATCAGAGCGTTTAAATCACAGTTTTTTGATCCTAATAGCGAAGAGCCAGAAACCTATATTTCTTCTCCTGAATTTATGCAGGTAATAGAAGGAAGAGCGAAGGATCTGGGACATGGTATAGGAGGAAAGTTTGCTGAAGGGTTTACCATCAACAGGCACATAGGGGTGAAAGATTTACATGACCTTTTATAA
- a CDS encoding DUF2721 domain-containing protein, translating to MSISLTTPALLFPAISLLLLAYTNRFLAIASLIRNLNVRQKEAPKPTTLGQIKSLKSRLKLIKNMQITGVFSFFLCVLSMFLLFQGHSTWGEYVFGVSIIALLISLAMSLQELVISTKALSLELSDMEHE from the coding sequence ATGTCTATTAGTTTAACTACACCAGCCCTTTTATTTCCGGCTATTTCATTGCTTTTACTGGCTTATACCAATAGGTTTTTAGCCATAGCCTCACTAATCAGAAACCTGAATGTGCGGCAGAAGGAAGCCCCAAAGCCTACAACATTAGGTCAGATTAAGAGTCTGAAAAGCAGGCTCAAGCTTATTAAGAACATGCAGATTACAGGGGTATTTAGTTTCTTCCTCTGTGTGTTGAGTATGTTTCTCCTTTTTCAGGGACACAGTACGTGGGGGGAATACGTGTTCGGAGTAAGTATAATTGCCTTGCTTATTTCACTGGCCATGTCACTGCAAGAGCTGGTAATAAGTACTAAAGCTTTGAGTCTGGAACTAAGCGATATGGAGCACGAATAA
- a CDS encoding YihY/virulence factor BrkB family protein: MKIITKWLKLFLSAFKCLRHNQPLLLGSSTAFFTVFSLPPIIIILVGILSLYFKQETLSDQLFNEIQKYFGDGTSRQIKNIVQNFRNQASSTWIAIGGSLFLVFVSTTLFHVIRQALNRIWNIRIKTNKRLKYNLTQRLISFLLILVSGILFFGSLVADASVAVLKDYLDELIPGVDSFIVMTVSYLLSLLSVTLWFAILFKYLPDAKIHGKTAIIGGAFTAVLFNLGKYILTQFLVTDNINNIFGTSASIMVLFLFIFYCSMIMYYGAAFTKVYAEDNGDGIQPKKNAELYEITPIES; this comes from the coding sequence ATGAAGATTATCACGAAATGGCTTAAGCTTTTTCTCAGTGCTTTTAAATGCCTGAGACACAACCAACCCTTATTATTAGGGTCATCCACTGCATTTTTCACTGTTTTTTCGTTACCTCCTATCATTATAATTTTAGTGGGTATACTGAGTTTGTACTTTAAGCAAGAGACATTATCAGATCAGTTGTTTAACGAAATACAAAAATATTTTGGTGATGGCACCTCTCGTCAGATAAAAAACATAGTTCAGAACTTTCGTAACCAGGCCAGCAGCACCTGGATAGCCATTGGAGGTAGCCTCTTTTTGGTCTTTGTTTCTACCACTTTATTTCATGTAATAAGGCAAGCCCTTAATCGAATTTGGAATATTAGAATTAAAACCAACAAAAGATTAAAATACAACCTTACCCAGCGGCTTATATCATTTTTACTCATTTTGGTAAGCGGCATTTTATTTTTCGGATCGCTAGTGGCAGATGCTTCTGTAGCCGTATTAAAAGATTACCTTGATGAGCTGATACCAGGTGTAGATTCCTTTATAGTAATGACCGTGAGTTATCTCCTCTCCTTGCTCTCCGTTACCCTTTGGTTCGCCATATTATTTAAGTATCTGCCTGATGCTAAAATTCATGGAAAAACGGCAATTATAGGTGGTGCATTTACCGCTGTGCTATTTAACCTGGGCAAGTACATACTTACTCAGTTTTTAGTTACCGATAATATCAATAATATCTTTGGTACTTCCGCTTCAATTATGGTGCTGTTTCTGTTTATATTTTACTGCTCCATGATCATGTACTATGGGGCAGCTTTCACTAAAGTATATGCAGAAGATAATGGTGATGGTATTCAACCCAAAAAGAATGCTGAACTCTACGAAATCACTCCAATAGAAAGTTAA
- a CDS encoding porin family protein, whose product MKKSIIISTIICLFCWEVATAQMIKRRNGFIGINVGPSMPLNHYDFITKTGTRASLDLDYYFSKNIGINLSGFGATNTMENTDMNRWSYGGVMIGPLLACNVNKSIALELRSLIGYSITMLPIHSNFYFQYENKNHKGHSIVYNAGASVKYALGRRLQIPLNVDYMYTNPDFDKYKVNKEVESISITTGLFYRF is encoded by the coding sequence ATGAAGAAGTCAATAATCATATCTACGATCATCTGCCTTTTCTGCTGGGAAGTAGCTACTGCCCAGATGATTAAGCGCAGAAATGGCTTTATTGGTATAAATGTGGGGCCTTCTATGCCTCTAAACCATTATGATTTTATAACTAAAACGGGTACCCGGGCCAGCTTGGATCTGGACTACTATTTTAGTAAAAATATAGGTATTAATCTTTCTGGCTTTGGCGCTACCAATACCATGGAAAATACTGACATGAATCGCTGGTCATACGGAGGAGTAATGATAGGGCCTTTACTGGCATGTAATGTTAATAAATCAATTGCACTGGAATTAAGATCTTTAATTGGCTATAGTATAACCATGTTGCCTATACACTCTAACTTTTATTTTCAGTATGAGAATAAAAACCATAAGGGCCATTCTATAGTCTATAATGCGGGAGCATCAGTAAAATATGCTTTGGGGAGACGGCTACAAATACCTCTCAATGTAGATTATATGTATACTAATCCTGATTTTGATAAATATAAAGTAAATAAAGAAGTAGAGAGTATCTCTATTACTACAGGTTTGTTCTATAGATTTTAA
- a CDS encoding ATP-binding protein, which translates to MDYIETIEEAQPARVLQGLPREDVESITSLARQICDTKFAFIAIVDKDKLFYMDEETHDVKGIQFDLTFCKYTLMCSDGFFEVPDADKDPRFKDNPFVRDAELYMKFYAGVALFTPNGEPLGTLAVIDQRPQKMNAQQIHALKILAKQAMNLFKLRTSKLELELALDELNFTQQKLRRAKNEADFKVEKLRFLTHAVNVGLFEKSVVEGIESWSDELYRILGYEPGEIKGTVRNLFSRIHPSDKEKIQKLTYCEDCQKKVTILEIRLKTKRMGYKWFEVAGNIKRDQKGKVQLLIGRVLDIHERKVAENQLKAFIEYAPATIAMFNKDIEYIAASNKWLKDYLLTDTEIIGKTLYETFPTMNLEYWKEVHEKCLQGHTESNDGEFFEQIVVGKSMWLKWEVRPWYISEDEIGGLMVLTEDITETKQRNIELKRAKENAEKASQAKAQFLATMSHEIRTPLNAINGLSHLLMSENPRPDQLDHLKLLKFSGDNLLSLINDILDINKIEAGKIRLEKSVFGLEQLINNIKNSLIYKAQENLVELKIDYDNSLPKYFLGDSTRMSQIIYNLVGNAIKFTHEGEVKIGLKVVDRYRDQYKIRFSVKDNGIGISKENHAKIFDSFEQANERISKSYGGTGLGLYITRKLLHLMGSEIAVISEEGVGSEFYFDIYLEKGEASEDEVNYQVGVEDIKSQSIKALVVEDNTANQILISKFLEKAKVSFDIANNGEEALVLIESQAYDMILMDLRMPRMDGYKASKHIRNMEGEYYQKVPIIALTADVFSEVQDKAYGAGMTDYMSKPFKPSSLYEILYKYSGKVVKQKLNNNSTAGDEKIKSIIHAYADGDEEFVIDFARRCKKNYLEFTNTFKATVKDGDLESLNDAIHKIKSLNVVFEQKELQDRLVELSAYEDEFVKPKALHTEILQYCEKIIATLDTMI; encoded by the coding sequence ATGGATTATATCGAGACTATTGAAGAGGCGCAGCCCGCCAGGGTTTTACAAGGGTTACCTAGAGAAGATGTGGAATCTATTACTAGTCTGGCCAGGCAGATTTGTGACACTAAGTTTGCTTTTATAGCCATAGTAGATAAGGATAAGCTTTTCTATATGGATGAGGAAACACATGATGTAAAAGGTATACAATTTGATCTTACCTTTTGTAAGTATACATTAATGTGTAGTGACGGCTTTTTTGAAGTGCCTGATGCTGATAAGGATCCTCGCTTTAAAGATAATCCATTTGTTAGAGACGCAGAGCTGTATATGAAGTTTTATGCCGGAGTAGCCTTGTTTACTCCTAACGGCGAACCTCTGGGTACTTTGGCGGTAATAGATCAGCGGCCTCAAAAGATGAATGCTCAGCAGATTCATGCCCTAAAAATACTGGCCAAGCAAGCTATGAACCTTTTTAAGCTACGTACCAGTAAATTAGAGCTGGAGCTGGCATTGGATGAGCTTAATTTCACCCAGCAAAAACTCAGAAGAGCTAAAAATGAAGCTGATTTCAAGGTTGAAAAATTACGCTTTCTAACGCATGCAGTAAATGTAGGCCTATTTGAGAAGAGCGTGGTAGAGGGGATAGAGAGCTGGTCTGATGAGCTTTATAGGATTCTGGGTTATGAGCCAGGGGAGATAAAAGGGACCGTACGTAATTTATTCAGTAGGATACACCCTAGTGATAAGGAAAAAATTCAGAAACTGACCTACTGCGAAGACTGTCAGAAAAAAGTGACTATCCTGGAAATAAGGCTCAAGACCAAGCGAATGGGGTATAAGTGGTTTGAGGTGGCAGGCAACATCAAAAGAGATCAAAAAGGTAAGGTACAATTACTCATAGGTCGTGTACTGGATATTCATGAAAGGAAAGTAGCAGAGAATCAATTAAAAGCCTTTATAGAATACGCTCCCGCTACTATTGCTATGTTTAATAAAGATATTGAGTACATAGCAGCAAGTAACAAATGGCTTAAAGATTATTTGCTGACTGACACAGAGATAATAGGTAAAACTCTTTATGAGACTTTTCCCACCATGAATTTGGAGTACTGGAAAGAAGTACATGAGAAATGCCTACAAGGGCACACCGAGTCTAATGATGGAGAGTTTTTCGAGCAGATAGTAGTAGGTAAAAGTATGTGGCTCAAATGGGAAGTGAGACCTTGGTACATTAGTGAAGACGAGATAGGAGGGCTCATGGTGCTTACTGAAGATATTACTGAGACCAAGCAGAGAAATATTGAACTTAAAAGAGCCAAAGAAAATGCAGAAAAAGCCTCGCAAGCCAAAGCACAGTTTTTAGCTACTATGAGTCATGAGATAAGAACCCCTCTTAATGCTATCAATGGCCTTTCTCATTTATTAATGTCAGAAAACCCAAGGCCAGATCAACTTGATCATTTAAAGCTGCTGAAATTTTCTGGTGATAACCTGCTCAGTCTTATCAATGATATATTGGATATTAATAAAATAGAGGCCGGTAAAATCAGACTTGAGAAAAGTGTATTTGGTCTGGAGCAGCTGATTAATAATATAAAAAACTCATTAATCTATAAGGCACAGGAGAATCTGGTAGAGCTAAAGATAGATTATGATAATAGTCTGCCTAAGTACTTTTTAGGAGACTCTACCCGCATGAGCCAGATTATCTATAACCTGGTAGGTAACGCTATAAAATTCACACATGAAGGAGAGGTGAAAATCGGTCTAAAGGTAGTGGATAGATATAGAGATCAGTATAAAATTAGATTTTCTGTAAAAGACAATGGCATAGGTATATCTAAAGAAAACCATGCTAAGATTTTTGATTCCTTTGAGCAGGCCAATGAACGCATCTCTAAGAGTTACGGAGGTACCGGACTTGGACTTTATATTACCAGGAAGCTTTTGCACCTGATGGGAAGCGAAATAGCAGTAATAAGTGAAGAAGGAGTAGGTTCTGAGTTTTACTTCGATATATATCTTGAAAAAGGAGAAGCATCAGAAGATGAAGTAAATTATCAAGTAGGAGTAGAGGATATAAAATCGCAGAGCATAAAGGCTTTAGTGGTAGAAGATAATACTGCCAATCAAATACTTATCAGTAAGTTTTTAGAGAAGGCTAAGGTCAGTTTTGATATTGCTAATAATGGAGAAGAAGCACTGGTACTGATAGAGTCCCAGGCTTATGATATGATACTGATGGATTTAAGAATGCCCCGTATGGATGGTTATAAGGCCTCTAAGCATATTCGTAATATGGAAGGGGAATACTATCAGAAAGTGCCCATTATAGCCCTCACTGCTGATGTATTCTCTGAGGTGCAAGATAAGGCCTATGGAGCCGGCATGACTGATTATATGAGTAAGCCCTTTAAACCCAGTAGTTTGTATGAAATACTCTATAAGTACTCAGGAAAGGTAGTGAAGCAGAAATTGAATAATAACAGTACTGCTGGAGATGAGAAAATAAAGAGTATTATTCATGCTTATGCTGATGGTGACGAAGAGTTTGTGATTGATTTTGCCAGAAGGTGTAAGAAAAATTATTTGGAATTTACTAATACCTTCAAGGCTACCGTTAAGGATGGTGATCTTGAATCTTTAAATGATGCTATCCATAAAATAAAGAGCCTTAATGTGGTTTTTGAGCAAAAGGAGTTGCAAGATCGGCTGGTTGAATTGAGTGCTTACGAAGATGAGTTTGTAAAGCCAAAGGCCTTGCATACTGAAATACTTCAGTATTGTGAAAAAATAATAGCTACGCTAGATACCATGATATAG